A region of the Aphelocoma coerulescens isolate FSJ_1873_10779 chromosome 1, UR_Acoe_1.0, whole genome shotgun sequence genome:
AGATGATGTTCCTCCCACCTACACACAACTTTCACATATCCTCCAAACTTACCATTTCTGATTTATTGGAATGAAAGAAACCCCACCAAAATGAAGCAGATGGATTCCAGTAATGTCAAGAAATGTTTCATGCCCATGAAATCCATCACAGAATGGAAGAATTCCATTCCAGAATGAAGAAATAAGGTAACACGTCCTTACCTTTCCATATGTCAGCCAACAGAGGAAGAAATTTAGCACACACTGTTAGGAAAAATAACCTTCCTTCCCCTCACCACACTACCTTTTACTTTAAATACACAGAGCATGGTGTCAAGAGATCTAGTCTTGtgtgcaaaaagaaaacacttcaaTTGCTTGTCACATTTCATACCCCTCATTACTGAGCTGAGCCTCAGCAACCTTTTCAAATAAAGCAGGCTAGAGCTATTTCCACAGATAGAAAGCAACCTTGGAAGCTACTTAGGCAGCTTAATTAGTACATCATGGCACAGAAAAACGGCAGATGCTTCGTGCTCTTTTTTATAGAGCAACACACATCACAAGTTACCTGTTTGTAATTGTATCATCATAatgcaaagagaagaaaaccatCTACGTTTTTTAACTCTCTGGTAAAGATTTCTGAAATCCCTATTACAGCTGTCAGAGGCTGACTCTctattaaatgtatttttttttctgtgtaaggAGCTGAGAAAGAATTAAAAGGGTTCTCACAGTCACTCTGTTGTGTAAATGTTATATTATGACTGAACACTCTCCCATATGATAATTTCCTAATTCATACCTCGAGTACCCAAATGTGCCCCTGCCTTACTGTGGTTAATGCAAACTTCCTGCACTGCAGTACAATATGTGCAGATGTGACACCACGTGCTACATTCCATAAACTCTGGGACTGTAACAGAACCTAGGTAGAGAGAGAGTCAAGAAGcaaaagcagtaagaaaaatAGAACAGAAGAAGGCCTATTTATGAAGgatatattaaataaatacttcATTTCTCCTCTGAGCAAGGTATGATCCTATGCCACTCTGGGAAAGGAGCTTTGAGAGATTCTATACAAACCCCAGAgaattattgttattgttatttttattattgttgttattattattactacaaCTACTACTGCTGCCTCTTTTATCAAGGAAGAATGGAGTAAATACCCTGAGCATGTGGTCTTTGTGGAGCAGAGGAATATGATGGTCACTGTGATTTCCTTTTCTCTATATATTTACCTCTCTCCTCAGTCTTTCATTCCTTTGTTCTATCTGCTTCCTTAATTCTTTTTGTCTGGGAGTAAGACTGTAAGTGGAGCTTTTCATGGGCACGTGTGCAGACTCAGTCTTCTGTGGACTCTTCTGTTTTCCCAGATCTCTTGCAGCACTCAAAGCAGAATCTGGAGGATGCTTAGAGTTAGATGGAggaatttctttcattttagagGCAGTGTGAGAAGAACTGGAGAGTGAAGATTTTGGAGATGTTTGTTGAGTTTCAATATCTGTAAAAGAAACACTTATTGGGGGCAAAATGCCCTGGCTTTCAATATCACGTATACTTAAGAGTTCAAACTTTCTATCTTTTTCCACTAGGATTTTAGCATCTGTCATTTCATCATCTGAGCCAGCACGTGCTGAAAGTGATGGGCGTTTCTGTCCCATGTCATTAGAAATGCGCAGCTGAGACAGCCTCCTTGAAACATCGTCTCCCCTTGCAAGGTCAGTTTTACCAACTTCAGCATTTTCTGGAGGAGGAGCTTGAAGATCCACCAACTCATccttaaattttaatttccgTTCTCTGTTTTGATCCACAGGAGCCTGATTTTCCAGCTCTTTGTTGGCTTCTTCAATCCTTCCCAAGATGTAACGCTTTATttcttcatcctcttcctcaTTCAGATCCTGCTCATTTTCCAGCTTGGATTCCTGGATAAAGCTTTCTCTCTCAGTGTCAGATTCGTGGTCCTCCTGTTCCGTATCTGCCCCGgattccaaatattttttactaGAGTATATCACTTTCACTTTTACATCTGCCTCTAAAAGCTGATCTAGATTTTCTTCCATGTCCTTACTGTCTTCCTCAAAGCTGTCTGCAGCTTTAGGAATTTGTGCTTCAATATcctcttcattttcttcaggattctaaaaaaattaaaataaactagTCTCTTCTCTCAACAAAAGAATGGTTatcaaagaaagagaaaagaaacagcaagagagaAGAGCAGTACAAACTATCTGCATTCTAAGCCAGGCTGTCAAATAGTGCATGTCATAACTAACAGCTTTTTTGGCACTAACAAGTCTCTTAAGTTTCTTCATGTTCACATTTACACAAAGTTTAACTAAACAGTAAAGTGATTAGTGACAGCATAAAACCACAGCGAGTGTTGCACAAACACTTAGAGGAACCCAGAagtacttttgaaaaaaaacgTATCATTTTCAATGAACACTGAATTGTCTGCTTTAAAGATATTATAACCAAACTAACCAGTTCACTGAAATGTTTTTCACTATAATTCCAAATAACCTTCCTTGTCAAAATTCAGTGAATGCACTACGCATTTCAAGCAATACTGAATTTGTGCCTACGATTCCAAATATTACTCAATTTTGTCTTCTAAATAACACAACTAGCATTTAATGCAACAAATACCTCTTTTTCAccaaggttttggtttttttcttcatcagtTAGGCATTCAGGGTCATTTTCAAAATCATCCTCATATTCTGCATTTTCTGTTAAATCACCGACATCTGCTGGATCTCCTTGATCTTCCTTTTCACTCATTTTGGTGATGTGTTAGTTTAATACTACAAAAAGGAgagggaataaaatgttttcaaactCTAGTGACACACAAATACTGATGTCTCGTGGCACCCACATCAACTTGTGAGCAGTATTAATACAACCATGTCAGACAGTGCCACAGCACCTCAGGACTAAGGATCACTGATGGCTTACAAACATGAATGGTTTTGGTCTTTCCAGTTCCGGCTACTGGGAGGTTTGAATTAAAGCAAATCAAGCTGATTTAATTAGAGCTTAAACTAGAACTCATGATCTTTTAACAGTTAGCCTTGTGCTTGGACAAGGAGATCACTATTTTATGTTAGCTAGAAGTACTCCAAACTTGTTGCTTGTATCTTACCTTGTTTGTATCTTACCTTGTTTAAATGCAATGTAACTTTAAATACTCATTAACCTGTTAATCAGGCTGGATATAGTCATGCTCATGACAAAACTGAAGATGAGCCACTATAAGGACTGAAGCTTTTAAACAATCTTTGGACTGCAGAGCACACAGGTGCCACCAGCTCCTGAAGGACTGCTTAAACGTCAGTGCTTGGTGCTCTGGGCTGACTGCCTGCTGCCCCTCGGCTCAGCTCACTCAGCACAAGGCATCAAAGACACAAAAGGTTAAAGATGTGGACACACTCACGAGCCTAGAGAGCTGATTCTGCTCTTTTTACAGCTTTAGCCCCTCATCATTCCTTCAATAATTCATTACTTTTTACAAAAgcaacacagaagaaaacattGATTATTCAAAAGTTCCTGTTTTTTTTGTACTGTAGGCTGGAAGGTGCTACTTCCACATGTCTCTAATAGGACAAATCTGTGTCATTTTCAACCTACTAAAGATCATGATTgttgtgataggacaaggagtaatgggtacaaattaaaagaggggaaatttaggttagagattagaatgaaattatttgctgttatggtggtgaggcactggaacagatttcccAGGGAGACTGTGgctgcaccatccctggaagtgttcaaggccaggttggatagtactttgagcaacctggtctagtggaaggtgtccctgcccatggcagggaggtcaCAAtttgatgatctttaaggtccattccaatcCTTTAACATTCTATGATACGATATGGCAAGACAATATGGGGTGTAAGAGTTAGCTCTGACTCTGGATGGCCCTAGGACAGCAAGACAGCTCTTGCTGTGTAACCATCCTGCCCTTCCAGACAAGGATCACAGAATAAGAGAATCAAGAAGGGTTGCACCTGGACGTTCAAATCCATCTATGCATTTTGTAAAAACCCTTTCATCCAGCAGATGTTGCTTAAATTCTTCCAAGCTTTTAAGTTCTGATGAGCATTTCTGAGTTCTCAGTCATTTACTCTCGGGAACACCAGCTCTGCTTCTTAGAACTCTGTATTTCATGCCGGACAAGACTGATGCTCTTTTAAACCTCTAAACTTAGTCAAGATTCGTTTTAGAGGAAAAAGCAGTAATAAAGCTGGGCATTTCTTGCTGCAAACTTGTTTGTACAGAAACTTTTGAaagctcttctttttcttttattcacaTCTTGTTCAAGAAAATCTGGCagttttttcacttctttttagCTACCACTTGCCAGTGGAATCACTCATTCACACTAGATTTCtcagaatttaaatttttagaGCTCGTTCAGACTGTTGCCTTGGCTTTCCACATTGTATCTATTTCCCTCATGTTTTTCCTTCACCACCTCATATGACATGTAATGATTTTTGCTGGGAAATGCCCCTTTCTTCACAAATATCTTTGGTTTGGGTGATGACATACTTGGGATTTTAATGGAGGTTACTTTGCTCTAGTGCATATTCAGCACAAAAGAACTATTTCCCTGTGACTTCACTATTATGATAAGTGGATACAAAGGCTGCACAGAGAAGTTGTGCCTTTAACAAAACATGTTCACACCAGTCTGTGGCACTCAATATGAACACATTGAACACACTGTTCAATTAATTTAGGTTAAGTGTAATGATGGGGATCAGCATAAAAATCAACCTTTCCTGTTGTAAGATAAAGTAGCCATGGCTGAAGAGAGGATTTCCAATTCAATGTCCttgtttcatagaatcataaaatgttagggggttggaatggagctaaggtcatctagtcccaacttcccctgccatgggcaggaacccctcccactagaccaggttgctcaaagccccatccagcctggccttgaacactttccaggaatggggcatccaccatctacctgggcaacctgttccagtatctcaccaccctcacagtgaagaatttcttccttatatctcacctaaatttcccctctttcagtctgtgcccatttccccttgtcctgtcactgcagttCCTGACAaggagtccctctccagcttccctgcagGCTCCTTCAGATACTGGGAGGTTTTAATGAGGTTTCCACACAACCTCCTCTTCTGCagactgaacagccccaaccttctcagcctgtctccatcaGGGAGGGGCTCCAGTCCCCTTACCAACCTCacggcctcctctggactcgctccaacagTTCCGTGTCCTTCTTATATTGTGGGCACCAAAAAATCCTGAATCGACTCCTATTCTATTTAGGGTATTATGGTGTGAAATGATTCAACATTAAGAGGGACCAAAAGTATTCAGAAAATCTCAACTCTTCATCCTCACCTGCTTCTGTTCTACTTGGGGTGTGTCCGTGGGGGGTGTGAGCTGTGAGCACTTGTTCGGCACAGCTTAGTAACACCTCTACGTGGTTACACTCAGGCACAGCCACAACAAAAGGCGGGACAGTGCGATGGATTTCTGCCGCTTTGTCCCTCTGCGCTaaaacatacacacatacacagaccCACGAAACCGAACCCCACGCGGGTGCGGTGGGGAACGTCCTCACCAgcattccctgctcccctgggacacgccgggccccgccgctcccggccggGGACGAGGAGCTGCCGCCGCCGGGCGTTGCGGTTGCCGAGGCAGCGGCGGGGCCGCTCCGCGCACCGACCTGCAGCGCCGGTCCGCGCCACGGCGGCTCCCGAGGGACAAACGCCGCTTCCCGGGGGACGAACGCCGCCTCCCGAGGGACGAACGCCGCCTCCCGGGGGACAAACACCGCCTCCCGAGGGACGA
Encoded here:
- the CCDC181 gene encoding coiled-coil domain-containing protein 181 gives rise to the protein MSEKEDQGDPADVGDLTENAEYEDDFENDPECLTDEEKNQNLGEKENPEENEEDIEAQIPKAADSFEEDSKDMEENLDQLLEADVKVKVIYSSKKYLESGADTEQEDHESDTERESFIQESKLENEQDLNEEEDEEIKRYILGRIEEANKELENQAPVDQNRERKLKFKDELVDLQAPPPENAEVGKTDLARGDDVSRRLSQLRISNDMGQKRPSLSARAGSDDEMTDAKILVEKDRKFELLSIRDIESQGILPPISVSFTDIETQQTSPKSSLSSSSHTASKMKEIPPSNSKHPPDSALSAARDLGKQKSPQKTESAHVPMKSSTYSLTPRQKELRKQIEQRNERLRREEEERKRELEEERRRENDIVFKAWLQKKKEQLQEEKRIRLAKQLEELSIKERNRDPEEAYRLWLKKKHQQYVREKRIEILRRQAEEVPYFPRAEECDRAFRDWLRRKREEKRAAELAAKERARQLRLEARRARRMRNMHYI